A genomic stretch from Cloacibacterium caeni includes:
- a CDS encoding response regulator transcription factor, which translates to MIKVAIVDDNQINRITIKEKLAPYQDVLLVFEATNGEDFFDKLESLPKEDYPQVVLMDLEMPILDGIVTIASASIKFPEIKYIVLTIYEDDDKIFEAIKAGASGYLLKEDKAINIVEAMKNVVQFDGIPMSPAIARRAMDLLRDTPKPTASMQNAIIDHQLSDREMEILREVVKGYNHHEIADKLFISPNTVRTHVNNIYKKLHLNSRSQVMNLAYKNKWI; encoded by the coding sequence ATGATAAAAGTAGCAATAGTAGATGATAATCAAATCAATAGAATTACGATTAAAGAAAAGTTAGCGCCCTATCAAGACGTACTTTTAGTATTCGAAGCCACAAATGGGGAAGATTTTTTTGATAAATTAGAAAGTCTTCCCAAAGAAGATTATCCTCAAGTGGTATTGATGGATTTAGAAATGCCTATTCTCGATGGTATTGTTACCATTGCTTCTGCGTCTATTAAATTTCCAGAAATTAAATACATTGTTTTAACGATTTATGAAGATGATGATAAAATTTTCGAAGCCATTAAAGCTGGAGCCAGTGGTTATTTACTAAAAGAAGACAAAGCTATAAACATAGTAGAAGCCATGAAAAATGTGGTTCAGTTTGATGGAATACCTATGAGTCCAGCCATTGCAAGAAGAGCAATGGATTTGCTAAGAGATACGCCAAAACCTACTGCAAGTATGCAGAATGCGATTATAGACCACCAATTAAGCGACCGAGAAATGGAAATTCTAAGAGAAGTGGTAAAAGGTTATAATCATCACGAAATCGCAGATAAATTATTTATCAGTCCTAATACAGTGAGAACTCACGTGAATAATATTTATAAAAAACTCCATCTTAATTCCAGAAGTCAAGTCATGAATCTGGCTTATAAAAATAAATGGATATAA
- the era gene encoding GTPase Era yields MHKAGFVNIVGKPNAGKSTLLNQLMGEKLAIVTQKAQTTRHRIFGIYNEEDLQIVFSDTPGVLEPKYELQEKMMDFVKDSLQDADVFLFIVDVNDKEEPNEFLVDKLNKIPVPVLILLNKIDVSNQEAMLEKVEYWHNKIEKAEILPISALEGFNTDLILPKLKALLPENPPYYDKDQYTDKSERFFVNENIREKILLNYDKEIPYSVEVVTEMFKEKEGIIFIDSIIYVERDTQKGILIGHKGEAIKKVGTEARIDLEKFFDKKIHLNLFVKVKKDWRKNERDLKNFGYR; encoded by the coding sequence ATGCACAAAGCAGGATTTGTAAACATAGTCGGGAAACCAAACGCAGGAAAATCTACCTTGCTCAATCAATTGATGGGCGAAAAATTAGCGATTGTGACCCAAAAAGCACAAACAACTAGACACCGTATTTTCGGGATTTATAATGAAGAAGACCTACAAATCGTATTTTCTGATACTCCTGGAGTTCTAGAACCAAAATATGAATTGCAAGAAAAAATGATGGATTTTGTAAAGGATTCTTTACAAGATGCAGACGTTTTCTTATTTATCGTAGATGTTAATGATAAAGAAGAACCGAATGAATTTTTGGTAGATAAACTGAACAAAATTCCAGTTCCAGTCCTTATTTTACTCAATAAGATAGATGTGTCTAACCAAGAAGCGATGCTCGAAAAAGTGGAGTACTGGCATAATAAAATTGAAAAAGCAGAAATTTTACCGATTTCAGCGTTAGAAGGTTTTAATACCGATTTAATTTTGCCAAAATTAAAAGCTTTATTGCCAGAAAATCCGCCTTACTACGACAAAGACCAATACACAGATAAATCTGAACGTTTCTTCGTAAATGAAAATATCAGAGAGAAAATTTTATTGAATTACGACAAAGAAATTCCGTATTCTGTAGAAGTGGTAACAGAAATGTTCAAAGAAAAAGAAGGAATTATCTTTATAGACTCTATTATTTACGTAGAAAGAGACACACAAAAAGGAATTCTCATCGGTCACAAAGGTGAAGCCATCAAAAAAGTGGGAACCGAAGCCAGAATAGATTTAGAGAAATTTTTTGACAAGAAAATTCACCTTAATCTTTTTGTAAAAGTCAAAAAAGATTGGCGTAAAAACGAAAGAGATCTTAAAAATTTCGGTTACAGATAA
- a CDS encoding BT0820 family HAD-type phosphatase, which yields MLSNKKLAIDFDGTIVEDAYPSIGKPKIFAFETLKKLQSEGYRLILWTYRHGKSLEEAVEFCRKNGVEFYAVNSSFEGEIFDDETQSRKIDADLFIDDRNLGGFPGWGEIYNIITERIEFRVEGGEVLAYSKMKKEKKRGLFW from the coding sequence ATGTTAAGTAATAAAAAACTCGCTATAGATTTTGATGGAACCATTGTAGAAGATGCTTATCCATCAATTGGAAAACCAAAAATTTTCGCTTTCGAAACCCTAAAAAAATTACAATCCGAAGGATATCGATTAATTCTTTGGACTTATAGACACGGCAAGTCTTTAGAAGAAGCGGTAGAATTTTGTAGAAAAAATGGAGTAGAATTCTACGCAGTAAACTCTAGTTTCGAAGGTGAAATCTTTGATGATGAAACTCAATCCAGAAAAATAGATGCAGATTTATTTATAGATGATAGAAACTTAGGCGGTTTTCCAGGTTGGGGAGAAATCTACAACATCATCACCGAAAGAATAGAATTCAGAGTAGAAGGAGGCGAGGTTTTAGCTTATTCTAAAATGAAAAAAGAAAAGAAAAGAGGTTTGTTTTGGTAG
- the gpmI gene encoding 2,3-bisphosphoglycerate-independent phosphoglycerate mutase: MAKKAILAILDGWGLGTDNKVSAIYQANTPFIDSCYTKFPNTTLEASGLAVGLPAGQMGNSEVGHMNLGAGRVVYQNLVKLNMAVEKNTLGLEPGIQMAFEYAKLNHKKVHFIGLVSDGGVHSHINHLKGLLTAAQEFGLTENVYVHAFTDGRDCDPMSGKGFIEDLQNHMKISTGKLATVVGRYFAMDRDKRWERVKLAYDAMVNGVGEITKNPVEAIEKSYAEGVTDEFLKPIIVSENNNLPTAKIEENDVVFCFNFRTDRGREITEVLSQQDFPDFGMKKLNLYYVTLTNYDESFQNVKVIFDEEVLQETMGEVLERAGRTQIRIAETEKYPHVTFFFSGGREKEFVGERRLLCPSPKDVATYDLKPEMSAFDIRDAILPELEKESADFICLNFANADMVGHTGVFEAAVKACEAVDKCIEAVATTAYEHGYAVFILADHGNSDYMINPDGSPNTQHSTNLVPLIVMDKDQTWNLKPGKLGDVAPSILKVMGVEIPEIMTGEVLVS, encoded by the coding sequence ATGGCTAAAAAAGCAATACTTGCCATTCTTGATGGATGGGGTTTAGGAACGGATAATAAAGTGTCTGCAATTTACCAAGCAAACACACCTTTTATAGATTCTTGTTATACAAAATTTCCAAATACCACGCTAGAAGCTTCTGGACTTGCAGTAGGTTTACCAGCAGGACAAATGGGAAATTCTGAAGTAGGACACATGAATTTAGGCGCAGGAAGAGTAGTTTACCAAAATTTGGTAAAACTGAATATGGCGGTAGAAAAAAATACTCTAGGATTAGAGCCGGGAATTCAAATGGCTTTTGAATATGCTAAATTAAATCATAAAAAAGTACATTTTATCGGTTTAGTTTCAGATGGTGGAGTTCACTCTCATATCAATCACTTGAAAGGTTTATTAACTGCTGCTCAAGAATTTGGATTGACAGAAAATGTTTACGTACATGCATTTACAGACGGTAGAGACTGTGATCCTATGTCTGGAAAAGGTTTCATAGAAGATTTACAAAATCACATGAAAATCTCTACAGGGAAATTAGCAACTGTAGTTGGAAGATATTTCGCAATGGATAGAGATAAGAGATGGGAGCGTGTGAAATTAGCTTATGATGCAATGGTAAATGGAGTAGGAGAAATCACCAAAAATCCTGTAGAAGCGATTGAAAAATCTTATGCAGAAGGAGTTACTGATGAGTTTTTAAAACCAATTATCGTTTCAGAAAATAATAATCTTCCTACTGCTAAAATTGAGGAAAATGATGTGGTTTTCTGTTTCAATTTCAGAACAGACAGAGGTAGAGAAATTACAGAAGTGCTTTCTCAACAAGACTTTCCAGATTTTGGAATGAAAAAATTGAATCTTTACTATGTTACTTTAACCAATTATGACGAAAGTTTCCAAAATGTAAAAGTTATCTTTGATGAAGAAGTTTTACAGGAAACAATGGGCGAAGTTCTAGAAAGAGCAGGTAGAACTCAAATCAGAATTGCTGAAACAGAAAAATATCCTCACGTTACTTTCTTCTTTTCTGGTGGTAGAGAAAAAGAATTTGTAGGAGAGAGAAGATTGCTTTGTCCGAGTCCAAAAGATGTTGCTACCTACGATTTAAAACCAGAAATGTCTGCTTTTGATATTAGAGATGCTATTTTACCAGAATTAGAAAAAGAATCTGCAGATTTCATTTGCTTAAATTTTGCGAATGCAGATATGGTAGGTCATACTGGTGTTTTCGAAGCGGCAGTAAAAGCTTGTGAAGCGGTAGACAAATGTATAGAAGCAGTAGCAACTACAGCTTATGAACATGGTTATGCTGTTTTCATTTTGGCAGACCACGGAAATTCTGATTACATGATTAATCCAGATGGAAGTCCTAACACACAACACTCTACTAATTTAGTTCCGCTAATTGTAATGGATAAAGACCAAACTTGGAATCTGAAACCGGGTAAATTAGGAGATGTAGCGCCATCTATTTTAAAAGTTATGGGCGTAGAAATTCCAGAAATTATGACTGGAGAAGTTTTAGTCTCTTAA
- a CDS encoding four helix bundle protein, with translation MQNNNLLDRTFKFGVNCIIFLRTLPRDFEYNVIKLQLTKSSTSIGANYEESQAGSSKADFKNKVRISLREARESNYWLRVIKALERSENEQLESLIQESKELKNILASIINNTKL, from the coding sequence ATGCAAAATAATAATCTGTTAGATAGAACTTTTAAATTTGGGGTGAACTGTATTATTTTCTTAAGAACTTTACCTCGTGATTTTGAATATAATGTAATAAAATTACAGTTAACAAAATCGTCAACTTCAATTGGTGCTAATTATGAAGAATCACAAGCTGGATCTTCTAAAGCTGATTTTAAAAATAAAGTAAGAATATCTCTTCGAGAAGCTAGAGAGTCCAATTATTGGTTAAGAGTAATTAAAGCTTTAGAAAGGTCAGAAAATGAACAGTTAGAATCTCTTATACAGGAGAGTAAAGAACTTAAAAATATTTTAGCTTCTATTATAAACAATACTAAACTATAA
- the map gene encoding type I methionyl aminopeptidase yields the protein MIILKTIEELRLMRESAQLVSKTLGMIAAEIKPGVTTLHLDKLAHDFIKDHGGEPAFLGMYGFPNSLCISPNEEVVHGIPKDIPLEEGDILSVDCGVYMNGFYGDHAYSFEVGEVAPETKKLLQVTKESLYKGIEQCVRGKRIGDISNAIQTHCEKHGYGVVRELVGHGLGRTMHEDPQVPNYGRKGSGKVIKDGLVVAIEPMVNLGTHQVKFHKDGWTVTSLDKTPSAHFEHDVAVINGKPVLLSTFKYIYEALGIKSNEEEPFTMDF from the coding sequence ATGATTATACTTAAAACAATTGAAGAACTCCGTTTAATGCGCGAAAGTGCTCAGCTCGTTTCTAAAACTTTAGGAATGATTGCTGCAGAAATTAAACCAGGAGTTACCACATTACATTTAGATAAATTAGCTCATGATTTTATCAAAGATCATGGTGGCGAACCTGCGTTTTTAGGAATGTATGGTTTCCCAAATTCCCTATGTATTTCTCCCAATGAAGAGGTAGTTCACGGAATTCCAAAAGATATTCCGTTGGAAGAAGGAGACATTCTTTCTGTAGATTGTGGGGTTTACATGAATGGTTTTTATGGCGATCATGCTTATTCATTCGAAGTGGGAGAAGTAGCACCAGAAACCAAAAAATTACTTCAAGTAACCAAAGAATCACTTTACAAAGGAATAGAACAATGTGTTCGCGGAAAAAGAATAGGAGATATTTCAAACGCTATTCAAACGCACTGCGAAAAACATGGTTATGGAGTGGTAAGAGAATTGGTAGGTCACGGTTTGGGAAGAACCATGCACGAAGATCCTCAAGTTCCTAATTACGGAAGAAAAGGCAGCGGAAAAGTCATAAAAGACGGCTTAGTTGTCGCTATAGAACCTATGGTTAATCTGGGAACGCATCAGGTAAAATTCCATAAAGATGGATGGACAGTAACTTCATTAGACAAAACACCTTCTGCACATTTTGAACATGATGTTGCAGTGATTAATGGAAAGCCAGTTTTACTTTCTACCTTCAAATATATTTACGAAGCATTAGGAATTAAAAGTAATGAAGAAGAACCATTTACAATGGATTTTTAG
- a CDS encoding sensor histidine kinase, translating into MLANFFYKYLYSKNKKVVGLFFIVLSSFLFSQEASIIENITETEGLPSNYVFNANEDQNGVIWLGTDKGLATYQDGKWITLDVDNGMPGNYINKAISDKKNGLLIYLSERGLYYFDTNKRRITLKYPSLGNLILRDFKISNYNSNYILINGVNHKTNQEKFYAIDINNVKTFIPLYIEQNSIFLKGKNSKIKLADRDFLLQNDKIVLNRFTLEKIENTIFIKQNGKIKDTLSEKNGLGNNSINHILKTSKNDVIISTLGGGISIIRNNNPKITFNHKSINARRILTFQNKQYILADGFLYVIQDDKILSKVFLRKDALTFHLDGDFLYLGSFAGLETYKMNGNQLQFIDLFPFTAGVSKILKFNNQIIFTTYGGGFFVKNGNSVTKYQNKPFDNIENFFKIKQGFGLVSYESGLSILNEKLNFISHVSNKNGLHSNFVTTVFADTDTVYIGARKGIAQWYNNKIVKTFKAEEGFSGNLTRLIFRDVKNRIWVLTDKDLLLKTKNILKPIGSIRILDNKEDLILKGDYSSSNQKLTVVSKNKITIIDLDKIIPNALVKSTEISKILHDGELGNLGEKIYFEDHNRDIQFVFSSVDKNFLGKTTLFYKINDDAWKPFKEPRTLKFSHIDQGKYSLQIKSVNEDGYEKMMPNKIEFTVLGPFYIRWWFIVFTLLVAGLFLYNYVNEINKKKYIKRLNQLRVKHQLENERKRISRDLHDNIGAYVTSLISKIDKLKNSVNENIEPKNEISCDDVRLDAEHILALLRQTIWILGNKDTNIIALYDNFKSYARKFLQTNEIKIIFEEEIENNRKFDATTGSGIFRIMQEALQNIYKHANATKVEVNVISKNKIIFYIKDNGRGFNPNNLREGNGLINMKERARELGFKLNIYSDSSGTTIELYEM; encoded by the coding sequence ATGTTGGCTAATTTTTTTTATAAGTACTTATATTCCAAAAACAAAAAAGTAGTTGGCCTGTTTTTTATTGTTCTCTCTTCTTTTCTTTTTTCTCAAGAGGCTTCTATTATTGAAAATATTACCGAAACAGAAGGTTTGCCTAGTAATTATGTTTTTAATGCCAATGAAGATCAAAATGGAGTGATTTGGTTAGGAACAGACAAAGGTCTGGCTACGTATCAAGATGGAAAATGGATTACGCTAGATGTAGATAATGGAATGCCTGGAAACTATATTAATAAAGCGATTTCAGATAAAAAAAATGGATTATTAATTTACCTTTCAGAAAGAGGTTTATATTATTTTGACACCAATAAAAGAAGGATTACATTAAAATATCCAAGTTTAGGTAATTTGATATTGAGGGATTTCAAAATTTCTAATTATAACAGCAATTATATCTTAATTAATGGAGTAAATCATAAAACAAATCAGGAAAAGTTTTATGCTATTGATATTAATAATGTTAAGACATTCATTCCTTTGTACATTGAACAAAATAGTATTTTTCTTAAAGGAAAGAATTCAAAAATAAAACTGGCTGATCGAGATTTTTTATTACAGAATGATAAAATTGTTCTTAATCGTTTTACATTAGAAAAAATAGAAAATACCATTTTTATAAAGCAAAATGGTAAAATTAAAGATACGCTTTCCGAAAAAAATGGACTGGGAAATAACAGCATTAATCATATTTTAAAAACTTCTAAGAATGATGTGATTATTTCTACACTGGGAGGTGGTATTTCTATCATTCGTAATAACAACCCGAAAATAACTTTTAACCATAAAAGTATAAATGCTAGACGGATTTTAACTTTTCAAAATAAACAATATATTCTTGCAGATGGTTTTTTATACGTCATTCAAGATGACAAAATACTGTCAAAAGTTTTCCTTAGAAAAGATGCACTTACTTTCCATTTAGATGGTGATTTTCTTTATTTAGGTTCTTTTGCTGGATTAGAAACCTATAAAATGAATGGCAATCAATTGCAATTCATAGATTTATTTCCTTTTACTGCTGGTGTTTCTAAGATTTTAAAATTCAATAATCAGATTATTTTTACAACTTATGGAGGTGGTTTTTTTGTGAAAAATGGAAATTCAGTGACTAAATATCAAAATAAACCTTTTGACAATATTGAGAATTTCTTTAAAATTAAACAAGGTTTTGGTTTAGTTTCTTATGAATCTGGTCTTTCAATCCTCAATGAAAAACTTAATTTTATAAGTCATGTGAGTAATAAAAATGGGTTACATAGTAATTTTGTAACTACCGTTTTTGCAGATACAGATACTGTCTATATTGGTGCTAGAAAAGGAATTGCACAATGGTATAACAATAAAATAGTCAAAACTTTTAAAGCAGAAGAAGGATTTAGTGGGAATCTTACACGATTGATTTTTAGAGATGTTAAAAATAGAATTTGGGTATTGACTGACAAAGATTTATTGTTGAAAACCAAAAATATTTTAAAACCTATTGGTTCTATTAGAATTTTAGATAATAAGGAAGACTTGATTTTAAAAGGAGATTATTCCTCATCTAATCAGAAACTTACGGTAGTTTCTAAAAACAAAATTACAATCATTGATTTAGATAAAATTATTCCAAATGCTTTGGTGAAATCTACTGAAATTTCAAAAATTCTTCATGATGGAGAATTGGGTAATTTAGGAGAGAAAATCTATTTTGAAGACCATAACCGTGATATACAATTTGTATTTTCCTCAGTAGATAAAAATTTTTTAGGGAAAACTACTTTATTCTATAAAATTAATGATGATGCTTGGAAACCCTTTAAAGAACCTAGAACACTTAAGTTTTCTCACATAGACCAAGGAAAATATTCATTGCAAATAAAATCTGTAAATGAAGACGGCTACGAAAAAATGATGCCTAATAAAATAGAATTTACAGTTTTAGGGCCTTTCTATATAAGATGGTGGTTTATTGTTTTTACCCTTTTAGTAGCTGGTTTGTTTTTATATAATTATGTAAACGAAATCAATAAGAAAAAGTACATTAAAAGATTAAATCAACTCAGAGTAAAACATCAATTAGAAAACGAAAGAAAAAGAATCAGTAGAGATTTGCATGATAATATTGGTGCTTATGTAACCAGTTTGATTTCTAAGATTGATAAGTTAAAGAACTCTGTAAACGAAAATATCGAGCCCAAAAATGAAATTAGCTGTGATGATGTAAGATTAGATGCAGAACACATTCTAGCACTTCTTAGACAAACCATTTGGATTTTAGGTAATAAAGATACCAATATTATTGCATTATATGATAATTTTAAAAGTTATGCACGTAAATTTCTCCAAACAAATGAAATTAAAATAATTTTCGAGGAAGAGATAGAAAATAATAGAAAATTTGATGCAACTACAGGGAGCGGAATTTTTAGAATTATGCAAGAAGCATTACAAAATATCTATAAACATGCAAATGCTACGAAAGTAGAAGTGAATGTGATTTCTAAAAATAAAATTATTTTTTATATCAAAGATAATGGACGTGGTTTTAATCCAAACAATCTTAGAGAAGGTAATGGGTTAATCAATATGAAAGAAAGAGCAAGAGAGTTAGGATTTAAGCTTAATATTTATTCAGATTCATCTGGTACTACGATAGAACTTTACGAAATGTAA
- a CDS encoding DoxX family protein: protein MKNLNTTGYNKTLLDWALLAIRIFVGLGMLTHGFPKLMQFLGGSHDFINFFGIGSKTSLVLAVLAEVLCSLFLILGLFTRFVSIPLIITMLVAVFMVHGNDPFAKQEMALLYLFHYILIFVAGPGSISIDRMINRK from the coding sequence ATGAAGAATCTTAATACAACGGGTTACAACAAAACCTTGTTAGATTGGGCGTTATTAGCCATTAGAATTTTTGTAGGATTAGGAATGCTCACTCATGGATTTCCGAAGCTCATGCAATTTCTCGGAGGAAGTCATGATTTTATTAATTTCTTCGGAATCGGCAGCAAAACATCCCTCGTTTTAGCAGTTCTTGCAGAAGTTCTTTGTTCACTTTTCTTAATTTTAGGACTTTTTACCAGATTTGTTTCTATTCCACTCATTATCACGATGTTAGTTGCAGTTTTCATGGTTCATGGAAACGATCCTTTTGCCAAACAAGAAATGGCATTGCTCTATTTATTCCACTACATTTTAATTTTTGTAGCAGGTCCCGGAAGCATTTCCATCGACAGAATGATTAATCGAAAATAA
- a CDS encoding class I SAM-dependent methyltransferase, with product MKKIASFLLNKIPRPMLINLSIFLRPLIYLFFKGNKFTDPIDGKSYRKFLPYGYGKQRENALSPGTLSLERHRQMWLYLKNETDFFTQNYKVLHIAPEQEFLRKFKKMKNLEYTSADLFSPIVDVKADILDLPFEDESFDVIFCNHVLEHIIDDKKAMSELYRVMKKGGWGILQVPMKNSLEKTYEDFTITEPKERQKHFGQYDHVRWYGMDYFERLKSVGFSVDINFYSQKFSKEEQKRFGLNVTEILPVVRK from the coding sequence ATGAAGAAAATCGCCTCATTTTTACTGAATAAAATTCCAAGACCTATGCTTATTAATCTAAGCATTTTTCTTCGCCCTTTAATCTATCTTTTTTTCAAAGGAAATAAATTCACCGACCCGATTGACGGGAAATCCTACCGTAAATTTTTACCTTATGGTTACGGAAAACAGCGTGAAAATGCACTTTCTCCTGGAACTTTAAGTTTAGAGCGTCATCGTCAAATGTGGTTGTATCTAAAAAATGAAACCGATTTTTTTACTCAAAATTATAAAGTGCTTCACATTGCTCCAGAGCAAGAATTCTTGAGAAAATTCAAGAAAATGAAGAATTTAGAATACACTTCTGCAGATTTGTTTTCGCCGATTGTAGATGTAAAAGCAGACATTCTAGATTTGCCTTTTGAAGATGAAAGTTTTGATGTTATTTTCTGTAATCACGTTCTAGAACATATTATAGACGATAAAAAAGCGATGAGCGAACTGTACAGAGTGATGAAAAAAGGAGGTTGGGGAATTCTGCAAGTTCCCATGAAAAATTCTTTAGAGAAAACTTATGAAGATTTTACCATAACAGAACCAAAAGAACGCCAAAAACATTTCGGGCAATACGATCATGTTCGTTGGTACGGAATGGATTATTTCGAAAGGTTAAAATCAGTAGGATTTTCAGTAGATATTAATTTCTATTCTCAAAAATTTTCTAAAGAAGAACAAAAAAGATTCGGACTAAACGTAACCGAAATTTTACCTGTGGTAAGAAAGTAA